A segment of the Clostridiales bacterium genome:
CGGCAAAAACATACCCATAGCCATAAAAACAGCCGATAAAGTAATCTTTAGACTTTTCTTCAAACCTCAAAGCCTCCCCTTTTCTATCCAAAGACCAAGCGCCGGATTTGGAATATAATATATTTCCTCATCGTTAAGAATATTCCACCCCGTTTTAAGCTTTTGATACGGATAAAGCTTAACCATCTCGTTAAAATCCGCCGCGCAATAATTGACTTGTTTTACTTCCTCTTTGCTAATCTTGTCCACGGCGTAAGTTATTTTAAACCTGCCGTCCGACGAGCCGTGTATTAAGTGGGCGGCCGCGCTCATATTGTTTTTTAAGTCGTCGCATTCTCTAAAAAGGGTTATCACCCTCTCTCTGCCCACATAGCCGTATTTTCTTATAAGGCGGTCTATTTCTTGGTCTTCGCCGAAAGTATGCACGCCCGGCGCCAAAACTATTAACTCGCCGCCGTCCGCGATAGCCATGCGCGTTCTATACACAGCCTTGTTTCCAAGCCATGTGCTTTTGAACTCCTTGGGGTCAAGATAGACCACGCATTTTTTGATAGGCTTTTGGACGATGTCCATATTCTTAACTTTGGCAAGCTCTATGGCTTCCTCAAGCGGCCGCCTATCTTGGCCTATAAACAAGCCGTGCGTTATTATCTGGTCTTGGGGCGCCGTGGTCACGGTCAAAACCCAAAGAAAATTGATATTATTCAAAAAATGTTTCCAACAATAATCCAATAATTTTCTGGTGGGCGTATGGTCCTTGCCCATCATCCTTTCCAAACCATACAAAGCCCCCACCATATGCGAAGCGTTTATAATCTTGCTGCCGCCAAGCCCCACAAGGATATTTTTAGAGTGGTTGCTCATCCCTATGACCTCGTGAGGAACGACCTGTCCGACAGAAATTACCAAATCATAATTATCAAACAATATCTTATTTACTTGGCATTCCACTTCCGAGGTATAAGTGTCCTCTGAAATCTCGCGCAAAAACTCCTCGGGAACAGTCCCGATTGTTACGACATCCTCGCGCCAGTTATGGACAACAAACTTATCATAAGGGATATCGCCAAACATTTTGGCGCATTCCTCTTGGGTCATGGGCGCGTGCGTGCCCAACGCGGGAATTATATCTACTTGTGCTTTGTCCTTTAACAAATGGTAGTAAAAATTGGTAATATATCCGGCGTTGGAATGGTAGCGGGTAAAGTCGGGCGGCACGATAAGCACCTTATTCAGCTTTTTGCCTTTTAAGCTGTCAATAAGCGCTTGGTTGATTTGTTCTTTTGACAAGCCGCGAGCTTCATTGGAAACAAGACTTATATTGCCCATTTATCAGACCTCGTATTTGGTGGAAGCCGTATCTCCGCCTTCGCCCGTCCAATTGGTATGGAAAAACTTGCCTCTGGGGGCGTCTATTCTTTCGTAAGTATGCGCGCCGAAATAATCCCTCTGTGCTTGCAACAGATTGGCGGGCAAAACCTCGCTAGTGTAACCGTCAAAATAACTCAAAGCCGCGCTCATAGCGGGCACGGGTATTTTATTAAGGCAAGCGGTCGCCACAACCTTTCTTAAGCTTTGGATTGAGTTCTTTATGGTCGTTTTGAAATAGTCGTCTAACAATAAATTCTCCAAATCGGGATTTTTTTGATAAGCCTCTTTTATTTTATCCAAAAACGCCGACCTGATAATGCAGCCGCCGCGCCAAGTCAAAGCGATTCCGCCATAATTTAGATTCCAATTATATGTCTTGGCGGCCGTTTTCATAAGCGAAAAGCCTTGCGCGTATGAGATAATCTTGGAAGCGTATAGCGCGTTTTTTAAATCCTCAATAAATTCTGTTTTGTCGCCGTCAAACTTTTCAATCTTTTTGCACTCGTCGTATTCTTTTGACGCCGTTACCCTCTCGTCTTTTAACGAAGAAAGGCATCTAGCGTAAACCGCCTCGGCAATTAAAGACAAGGGCACTCCCTCTTCCATAGAAGATATTACCGTCCATTTGCCCGTGCCTTTTTGCCCCGCGGCGTCCAAAATCTTATCAACCAAAGGCTGTCCGTCCGTGTCCTTGACAGCCAAAATTTTGGAAGTTATTTCTATCAAGTAACTGTTAAGCTCTGAGTTGTTCCAATCGGCGAAAATTTTATGCATCTGATCTGTCGTCAGTCCCAAATACTCTTTCATAAAATGATAGGTTTCGCAGATAAGCTGCATATCGCCGTATTCTATGCCGTTGTGGACCATCTTGACAAAATGCCCCGCGCCGTTTTCGCCTATCCATTGGCAGCAAGGATTGCCGTTTGCTTTGGCGCTTATGCTTTGAAAAATCGGCTTCACATGTTCCCACGCTTTCAAAGAGCCGCCCGGCATCATGGACGGGCCTTTTAACGCGCCTTCTTCGCCGCCCGAAACGCCCGTTCCTATAAACAAAAGCCCTTTGCTTTCCAAATATTGCGTCCTTCTGATTGTATCGGGGAAATGAGAGTTTCCCCCGTCAATAATTATGTCGCCTTC
Coding sequences within it:
- the gnd gene encoding decarboxylating NADP(+)-dependent phosphogluconate dehydrogenase — encoded protein: MEKADIGMVGLAVMGENLTKNLLSKGYSVAVYNKELEAVTDFVERKAKGQKVIGTYSYKELAENVKKPRKIMLMIRAGKPVDEVIENLLPYLEEGDIIIDGGNSHFPDTIRRTQYLESKGLLFIGTGVSGGEEGALKGPSMMPGGSLKAWEHVKPIFQSISAKANGNPCCQWIGENGAGHFVKMVHNGIEYGDMQLICETYHFMKEYLGLTTDQMHKIFADWNNSELNSYLIEITSKILAVKDTDGQPLVDKILDAAGQKGTGKWTVISSMEEGVPLSLIAEAVYARCLSSLKDERVTASKEYDECKKIEKFDGDKTEFIEDLKNALYASKIISYAQGFSLMKTAAKTYNWNLNYGGIALTWRGGCIIRSAFLDKIKEAYQKNPDLENLLLDDYFKTTIKNSIQSLRKVVATACLNKIPVPAMSAALSYFDGYTSEVLPANLLQAQRDYFGAHTYERIDAPRGKFFHTNWTGEGGDTASTKYEV